The following proteins are co-located in the Corynebacterium aquilae DSM 44791 genome:
- a CDS encoding sensor histidine kinase has product MDTSATFPATPPRAAEEGQQESVSLRARRRPAPSENAIRQGIHILTTILLLVVIAASLRGDVIGMLVTTGLCGLYAGIYVLGDRAKHPVGSFAAQGWLVALTAVWVAMLPISPTAIYMLFPLFFLYLHVLPDYRGIVAIVVTTTIGIGSLYPNITAGGVLGPTVAALVTIGIDYAFKALIAVNNERQALIEELLATRHQLAKSERAAGVAAERQRIAHEIHDTLAQGLSSIQMLLRVTEQDIAALPVDDEQLEGILKRLELARTTAGDNLQEARAMIAALQPAALSKTSLEGALQRVAGQIVGPKVHIHVEGEERQLPMRTEAALLRIAQGAMGNVAKHAHAEACHVTLTYGEDEVRIDVVDNGVGFDPATVAARPAGLGHIGLDAMKQRAAEQHGEVTVESTPGRGTAVSIAIPIEEQSPTGTIASLKTLEQLAHRTELDL; this is encoded by the coding sequence ATGGACACCAGTGCAACTTTTCCGGCCACCCCACCGCGGGCTGCGGAGGAAGGACAGCAGGAATCTGTCTCCCTGCGCGCCCGCCGCCGGCCGGCCCCCAGCGAAAACGCTATTCGCCAGGGCATTCACATCTTGACGACGATCCTGCTGTTGGTGGTCATCGCCGCCAGCTTGCGTGGCGATGTGATCGGCATGCTGGTCACCACCGGGCTGTGTGGCCTGTATGCCGGAATCTATGTGCTGGGCGACCGGGCCAAGCACCCGGTGGGTTCCTTTGCCGCACAGGGGTGGCTGGTGGCGTTGACGGCGGTCTGGGTGGCGATGCTGCCGATCAGCCCCACCGCCATCTACATGCTGTTTCCCCTGTTCTTCTTGTACTTGCATGTGTTGCCGGACTACCGGGGCATCGTCGCGATCGTAGTGACCACCACCATCGGTATCGGATCGCTGTACCCCAACATCACCGCCGGTGGTGTGCTGGGACCAACGGTGGCGGCCCTGGTCACCATCGGCATCGACTACGCCTTCAAGGCCTTGATTGCGGTCAACAATGAGCGCCAGGCGCTCATTGAAGAACTCTTGGCGACCCGCCACCAGTTGGCGAAAAGTGAACGCGCCGCCGGCGTGGCCGCGGAAAGGCAGCGCATCGCCCACGAAATTCACGACACTTTGGCCCAGGGCTTGTCGAGCATCCAGATGCTGTTGCGCGTCACCGAGCAAGACATCGCAGCCCTGCCGGTCGATGATGAGCAGCTGGAGGGCATCCTCAAACGCCTGGAGTTGGCCCGCACCACCGCCGGCGATAACTTGCAGGAAGCCCGCGCCATGATCGCGGCACTGCAACCGGCGGCCCTGTCGAAAACCTCCCTGGAAGGCGCATTACAGCGCGTGGCCGGCCAGATCGTAGGACCAAAGGTGCACATCCATGTGGAAGGTGAGGAACGGCAGCTGCCGATGCGGACTGAGGCCGCGTTGCTGCGCATCGCCCAGGGGGCGATGGGCAATGTTGCCAAGCACGCCCACGCCGAGGCCTGCCATGTGACGTTGACCTATGGCGAAGACGAGGTGCGGATCGATGTGGTCGATAACGGGGTGGGCTTTGATCCGGCGACGGTGGCGGCCCGCCCGGCGGGCTTGGGGCATATTGGGTTGGATGCGATGAAGCAGCGCGCCGCTGAACAGCACGGTGAGGTCACCGTGGAGTCCACCCCGGGCCGGGGTACCGCGGTGTCGATTGCGATCCCGATTGAGGAGCAATCACCCACGGGCACCATTGCGAGCTTGAAGACGTTGGAACAGTTAGCGCACCGTACGGAGCTTGACCTCTAG